The nucleotide sequence CCATTCGGCGCCGGCGTTGCGCAAATCGGTCTTGAGCGAGGGCCAGGAGGCGATGCGCCGGCCGCGTGCCTGGCCGGCTTCGATGATCGTCCACGGCCCGTGGCAGATCGCAGCGACCGGCTTGCCGGCGTCGAAGAAGGCCTTCACGAACTCGACCGCCTTCGGTTTCATCCGCAGGAAATCGGGATTCATCACGCCGCCCGGCAGCAGCAACGCGTCGAACTCCTCCGCCCGCGCCTGCGGGAGCGGGACGTCCACCGGCACGTGTTCGCCCCACTCGGTGTGCTTCCATCCGCGCACCTTTCCCTCCTGCGGCGACACGATGCTCGTCGCGGCGCCGGCCTCCTCGAGCGCCTGTTTCGGCCTGGCCAGCTCCACCTGCTCGAAGCCGTTGTCGACCAGAATCGCGACCCGCAATCCATCGAGTTCTGCCATGGTATCCCTCCTGCTTCGGTGTCTCGGGAAAACCGGTTGGGCCAAGCGGGAGGGCGGAGGTTCGGATCCGGTTTCCGTCTTCAGTGCCCGCAGACGAGACGTGCTTGTCATCGTGCCGGGACGGTGCTGTCATGGTCCGCGGCCGATCGAAGAAGGGTCCGCAAATCATGCCCGAGCTGCCGGACGTCGAGGTCTATCGCCGCGAGCTGCAATCGAAGGCGCTCAACCAGCGCATCGCGGCCGTCGACGTGAAGAGCCCGCGCATCCTCGGGCGCTTCCCCGCCAAACGCTTCATCGACGGCCTGCGGGGACGGCGCCTCACCGGGACGCAACGGCACGGCAAGCGGCTCTACGCGACGCTCGACGGCGGCGGCGTGCTCGCGCTGCATTTCGGCATGACGGGCGGGCTGCGCTACTTCGCCGGCGAGGATCCGGAGCCGGCGTTCGATCGCGTGCGCATCGACTTCGAGAACGGCAGACACCTCGGCTACTACAACCGCCGGATGATCGGTCGCGTGGCGCTGCTCGACGACGCGCAGGCGGACATCGCGGCGCGCGAGCTCGGTCCGGACGCGCTCGACCTCGATCCTGAGACGTTCCGCGAGCGCCTGGCGGGCAGCCGCGGAGCGATCAAGTCCGTGCTCATGGACCAGACGGCGATCGCGGGCATCGGCAACATCTACGCGGACGAAATCCTGTTCCAGGCGCGCGTGCACCCGCAGGCGCGGACGGCCGAGCTCGACGCGGCGACGATCCGGCGCATTCACAAGACCATGCAGGCGGTATTGAAGAAGGCGATCGAGCGGGGCGCCGAGCCGGAACGCCTTCCGCGGAATTTCCTGATCCCCCGCCGCGAGGCCGGCGAGACGTGTCCCGCCTGCGGCGGCAGGATCGCGCGCGTCGCCGTCGGCGGACGCTCGACCTACTTCTGTCCGCGCTGTCAGCCGAAGCCGAAGTCGCCAGGGAGGAGCCGCAAACGGTAGGCAGGAACGGTTCCCGTCCCGCTTTGTCCCATCAGACAAGGCCGGAGCGGCCGAAACACGGGAAGGAGCCATTCATGGAGGGGAAGGAGCGCCAGCAGATCGCCGGCCAGCCGCAGTCCAACCACTTCGAGCAGATCGACCCGCATCGGGCAGATCAGCACGAGCCCGCGGGGAACAGCCCCGACCGCGACGACCTCAATCTCGAGGGGGCAAAGCGGCACCCAACCCGATCCCCGAAAATCCCGACACGACCGATCCTGGTCTCACGCCCCAGCCGCCCAATCCCGGCCTGGTCCCGGCGGGCGGATACCCGGAGCCGTCCGGCGGCAAGAAGCACGCCGGGTCGGGCAGCCGGTCGGAAGACTAGCGCGGAGTAACCACGGCCGGCCGCGGGTTGATTCCCGCCGAGCCGGCCCTTACCTATCCGGCGCGGCGGCTCGCCGGTCGGAAATCGGCGCCCGCCTCCGCTTCATGCCATCCAGGGAAGCGACGACATGAGGATCGCGCAGGTTGCCCCGCTCTACGAGAGTGTCCCGCCGAAGACCTACGGGGGGACCGAACGGGTGGTCTCCTATCTCGTGGAGGAGCTGGTGCGGCAGGGCCACGAGGTGACCCTCTACGCGTCCGGCGACTCCACGACGAGCGCGCGGCTCGAACCGATCGTGCCGCGGGCGCTCCGCCTCGAACCGTCGTGCATCGATCCCCTCGCGCATCACGTGCGGATGATGGAGAAGGTGATGCAGCGCGCGGCCGAGTTCGACGTGGTGCACTTCCACTGCGACTACCTGCACTTTCCCCTGGTCCGGCTGCTCGACGTTCCCCACGTGACGACGCTTCACGGCCGGCTCGACATCCCCGATCTCGCGCCCCTGTACCGGGAGTTCAGCGACATGCCGGTGGTCTCGATCGGCCACCATCAGCGCGCGCCGCTGCCGTTCGCGAACTGGGTGGCGACCGTGCACCACGGCATACCCGATCACCTCTACCGCGTGCATCCGAAACCGGGCAAGTACCTGGCCTTCCTCGGCCGCATCTCTCCGGAAAAGCGGGTCGACCGCGCGATCGAGATCGCCGCGCGCGCGGGCATGGAGCTGCGGATCGCCGCGAAGGTGGACCGGGTCGATCGCGAGTACTTCGAGAGCCGCATCCGGCCGCTCCTGCAGGAACGGTTCGTCCGCTTTGTCGGGGAGATCGGCGAAAGCGAAAAGGAACGGTTCCTCGGCGAGGCGTACGCGCTGCTCTTTCCCATCGATTGGCCCGAGCCGTTCGGGCTCGTCACCATCGAGGCGATAGCGTGCGGCACGCCGGTGATCGCCTGGCGGCGCGGCTCGGTGCCGGAAATCCTGCGCGACGGCGAGACGGGGTACATCGTCGACAGCCTCGAGCAGGCGGTGGCCGCCGTGGAGCGTGTCTCCCGGATCGACCGCAATCGCTGCCGGCGCGTCTTCGAGGAGCGTTTCTCGGCCCGCCGCATGGCGCGCGACTATCTCGCGGTCTACCAGGCGGTCCGCGCCGCCTCGCCGGTGCGCCAGTCCGTGGCCTGACCTCGATGGAGGAAATCCTCCAGATCGGCGACCGCTGGTACGTCCTGGCCACGACGGCGCGCGCCGGCGACCGCACGCGCGTGCTCAAGCACGGCGATACCTTCGCGGTCTTCGACCGGAACGGCGACATCCATCCCTACGGCGCCGGCGACCTGGGCGTCTACCACGACGGCACGCGCTTCCTCTCGCATTTCGAGCTGCGCGTCAACGGCGAGCGGCCGATGCTGCTGCACTCGACGCTCAAGCAGGACAACAGCCTGCTGGTCGTCGACCTCACCACGCCCGATCTCTACGAGGCGGACCGGATCCTCATCCGAAAGGGAACGCTGCATCTCTTCCGCGGCAAGCTCCTGCACGAGGGGGTGCACTACGAGCACGTGCGCGTGGTGAACTACGGGCAGGAGCCGATCGACGTCGGGCTCGACCTGCGCTTCGGCTGCGACTACGCGGACATCTTCGAGGTCCGCGGCGTGCGGCGGGAGCGGCGCGGGGAACCGCTCCCGGTCGAGCACCGCGAGCGGGCGCTCGTCCTCGGCTATCGCGGGCTCGACGGGGTGGTGCGCCGCACCCGCATTACGCTGAGCGACGCGCCGGACGGCCACGCCGACGGAAGCGTGCACTACGCGCTGCGCCTCGCGCCGCGCGCGCAGCGGGACCTGTACGCGTCGGTCGCCTGCGAGTACGAGGAACGGGCGCCGGCCGTCATCAGCTACGACCGCGCGCTCGCGAAGGTCGAGGAGGAGCTCGCCGCGTCGGCGGCGGCGGCGCGGGTGTACACGTCGAACGAGCAGTTCAACGACTGGACGAACCGCTCGTTCGCCGACATGCGCATGCTGATCAGCCATACGCCGGAGGGCCGGTATCCCTATGCCGGCGTACCGTGGTACAGCACGCCCTTCGGGCGCGACGGCATCCTCGCGGCGATGCAGATGCTCCTCCTCGACCCGGATCTCGCGCGCGGCGTGCTGGCGTACCTCGGCGCGCGGCAGGCCGAGGCGATGGACCCCGCGTGCGACGCCGAGCCCGGGAAGGTCCTGCACGAGACCCGGCGCGGGGAGATGGCCGCGCTCCGGGAAGTGCCGTTCGGGCGCTACTACGGGAGCGTGGATGCCACGCCGCTGTACGTGGTGCTCGCCGGCGCCTACTACGAGCGCACCGGCGACCGGGATTTCATCGAACAGATTCGCGGCCCGATCGAGCGCGCGCTCGCCTGGATCGACTGGTACGGCGATGCGGACGGCGACGGTTTTGTCGAGTACGTGCGCCACAGCGCGAACGGGCTCGTGCAGCAGGGGTGGAAGGACTCCGAGGACTCTGTGTTCCACGCCGACGGGAGCATGGCGCGCGGCCCGATCGCGCTGTGCGAGGTGCAGGGCTACGTGTACGCGGCGAAGCTCGCGGCCGCGCGCCTTTTCGGTCTGCTCGGCGAGAAGAAAACGGCCCGCGCGCTCGCGGAAGCGGCCGCGGTGCTCAAGAGCCGGTTCGGGCAGGCGTTCTGGTGCGAGGACATCGACACCTACGCGCTCGCCCTCGACGGCGACAAGACCCCGTGCCGGGTCCAGGCCTCGAACGCCGGGCACGCGCTCGCCATGGGGATCGCGACGCCCGAGCACGCGAGCCGCATCGGTCCGCTGCTCCTGTCGGAGGCGTTCTACAGCGGCTGGGGCGTGCGGACGCTGGCGCACGGCGAGCGGCGCTACAATCCGATGTCGTACCACAACGGCTCGATCTGGCCCCACGACAACGCGCTCATCGCGCTCGGGCTCGCGCGTTACGGCCTCAAGGACCTCGCGCTCGAGGTCCTGACCGGGCTCTTCGACGCCACCATCGTGATGGACCTGCACCGTCTGCCCGAGCTGTTCTGCGGCTTCGAGCGCCTGCCCGGGCAGGCGCCGACGCTCTACCCGGTCGCGTGCTCGCCGCAGGCGTGGGCGAGCGGCGCGGTGTTCCAGCTGCTGCAGGCCTGCCTCGGCATCAGCTTCTCGGCCGAAAAGCCGCAGCTGCGATTCGACCACCCGGTCCTGCCCGAATACCTGCACTGGGTCGAGCTCCACAACGTGCCGGTCGGCGACGGGCAGCTGGATCTGGTGGTGCGGCGCCATGCCCAGGACGTGTCGGTGAGCGTGCTGCGGAAGGACGGGGATATCGAGGTGGCGGTGATCGTGTAGGGAATAGAACCGCGGCGTCGCCAGTCTTGTTACCATCATTCGCGCTTTATGCGGGGTGCCCGATGAAGACGCGCTGTGCGGTATTCGCCATCGCCGGGTGGCTGCTTCCGGCAGCCGCCATCGGCGCGCCGGCCTTCGACGTCTCGCGCCTCGATGAGCCGGCCGAGGCGGGACCGCTCGTCCGGGAGGCGGAGGAGTACACGCGGGGTCTCCGGCACGAGCCGAAGAGCGCGGTGCTGCATGCCCGGCGGGGCGCGACGTACTTCAGGCTGCGGGAGTTCGACCGGGCGATCGAGGACTTCACGCGCGCGATCGCGCTCGACGCGCGCCTCGACGAGGCCTGGTTCGGCCGGGGCATGGCGCGCGGGCGCAGCGGCGACCTGGAAGGCGCCGTGGCGGATCTCGGCGTCTACATCGAGCGGCATCCGCGCAGCTCCGTCGCCTACACCAAGCGCGGCATACGCCACCTCTGGAACGGCGATCTCGACCGGGCGGAAGCGGATTTCGAGCGCGCGATCGAGATCGATCCGCGCAACGCCGAGGCGCACGACGATCTCGGCGTCATCCACGCGCAGCGCGGCGACTATGCCGGCGCCGAGCGGCACTTTCGGGCGACGATCGAGCACGACCCGAGCTACCAGAAAGCGCACCACAACCTGGCGATGGTGCACTACATCCAGGATCGCAACCTGCCGGCTTTGCAGGCGGTCGAGCGGTCGCTTCGGCTGAGGCCCGACGCGCGCGACTCGCTGCTCCTGAAGAGCGCGATACTCGAGGCGCTCGGCCGGCCGCGCGAGGCCCAGGCGGCGCGCGAAGAGGCGGAGTTCCTGCCGCCGGGAGACAGTTCCGAGCGCATGTCCGTGCGTTGAACCGTCCGAAGGAGGAGCCGTGAAAAGAACGCGATGGGGTCTGGCGGCCGTGCTGCTCGCCGCCGCGGGAGGCGTGTCCGCGCAAGGAGTGAGCGTGCAGGTCGACGACGAGCGGGTGAGGCGATCGAACGACTTCGTGGACAAGCTGCTGCACCTGCACGAACAGGCCCTCGCCGGCCGATCCTGGGAGAGCAGCGAGCGGCTCGGCGGCTACAAGGACCTGCCCGAGTTCTACCGCGAGGTCACCTACCGCGACGCGCGGAGCGGCCGCGTTCTGAGCCGGGTGCAACGCGAGCGCGCCCATCCCGAGCGCGTGCACGGCGTGGAGGTCTACGTGTACGACGGGGACGGGCGGCTCGTGCGCGACTACTTCGCGTGGTACCTGCCGCTTTATCGCAACGCCCCGCGCCAGACCCACATCAACCTGTACACGCACGCCGACGACCTGCGGGGCTGGCGACAGTTCGACGGCTCGGGACTCCGCGTCTACGAAAAGTGCACGGCGGGCGAGAAGGTCCTGGTCGAGTACTGGGACGACGAGATCAGCCGGGCGGAGGACGACCCGGCGAGCGTCATGCACACGCCGATCTACGCGCGCTGCTTCGCCGGGCTGCCGGAGAGCGTGGCGGCGTTCGAGCTGCTCGACTGAGGGCTCGACTGCGCCTCTAGCGGTTGGTCAGGTGCGGCCAGGCGAAGCGATGCAGGATGCCGATGAACATGGTGTCGACATCCTCGTCGGCCTCCCGCAGGAAGTGCCTGGTGTACTCGAGCGTGATGGCGGTGTTGGGCGACCCGTAAAGCGCCATGCCGAGGCCGGCGGCAGGCCCGTCGTCGTTGTCGATGGTTCCGAGATCCACCAGGTCGCCGCTGTACTTGAAGTAGGAATAGCCGCCCAGCGCGTAGAGCTCGAAGTTCCCGTAGCGCAGGTGCGCGCGCAGGTGCGCCGCCGCGTGGTAGTCGACCTGGAAGAGCTCGTCTTTCTCGCCCGCCGCGATACGCGCCTGAAACGCCAGCCACCTGCCGAGGGTGTGGCCGAGATCGATGCCCAGCCCGGTCTGGTCCTCGCCCTCGAACTTCCACAGGTGCAGGTTGTAGTACCAGGGGCGCGCCTCCTGCGCCTGCGCGGCGCAGGCGACCGCGAGGAAGCCCGTCGCGACCAGAGCTCTTGTTATTCTGCCGAACATCAATCGTCCTCCCGTAAAGGTGTGGGGCTCCCCGAGCCCGTGAGCCAAGCATAGACGACGGCCGGAGCACGGCAAAAGCGCGGTTCAGGTCCCCGGGTCGGCCGGGCGAGCGGCGCTGAGCGTCGCGACCCCCTCGGCCGCCACCTCGCGCACGCCGGGGTCGGCGTCCCGGGCGAGGCGCGCGAGTATCGGCGGCACGCGCGGGTCGCGGGTGAGGGCGAGGAAGTGCGCGGCGTCTCCGCGGATGCGCGCCTCCGGGCTCTCCGCGAGCCGGGCGAGCGGCTCGACGAGCCGGGCGAGCACCGGGCTGCCCTGCATGCCCTCGAGGAGGGCGCCGATGCCGAGGCGCACGTGCAGGTCCGTCTCCGTGTCGCCGAGCAGGAGCGCGAGCGCGTCCAGGTGCACGCTGTCCTGGTTCACAAGGTCCGTCACCTTCGCGAGCTCCCCGGTCGCGAGCAGCTCGCTCAGGTACGCCGCCGCGCCTTCCGGCGTGCCGGTACGCTCGGCCCATTGCTTCAGCTCGGCTTCGGAGCGCAGCCCGTCGAGCTCGTACGGGCCGAGCCGGACCCACGGCACCGAGCGCACCTTGTGACGAGCCGCGGCCTCGGGGTGCTGGTCGAGGTTGATCACCTCGAGGCGGCCGATCTCTCCCGTCTTCACGAGCTCGCTCAGTCCCTTCAGGACGGTGGGGCAGAAGGGGCAGGCCGAGGTGAGCAGCAGCAAGGCGTCGGGCGCGCGGCGCGGGGAGGCGGTCATCGTGGCGTTCCTTTCGAAGTCCGGAGAGTGTCGGCCGGTGTCGCGGGAAGTGCAACCCAAAAAAAAAGGCCGGGAAAGCCCGGCCCGAATCACCACAGGGAAGGATGGTTACTTCGGAAGAATGACGCTGTCGATCACGTGGATGACACCGTTGCTCGCGACGATGTCCGTCTGGACGACCTTCGCCTCATCCACCTTCACGCCTTCGCGTGTGTCGATCGTCACGGACTGACCCTGGACGGTCTTCGCCGAGTTCAGCTTCGCCACGTCCGATGCCATGACCCGTCCCGGCACCACGTGGTAGGTCAGCACCTTGGTCAGCGCCTCCTTGTCCTTGAGGAGGGCGTCGAGCTGCTCGGGCGGGATCTTGGCGAACGCCGCATCCGTCGGAGCGAATACCGTGAACGGGCCTTCGCCCCGGAGTGTCTCCTCGAGCCCGGCTGCCTGCACGGCGGTTACCAGCGTGGTGAAGCCGCCGGCCGCCGCCGTATCGACGATGTTCTTTTCGGGCTTGGGTGCGGTGGACATGGCAAAGCCCGGGCTCGTCAGCATGGCCAGCAGCAACAGGCCGGTGATCAGAGTCGGGAGAACGAGGGATTCCTTGAGTCGGGCAACTGCGCGCGATGTCATGACAAAGCTCCTTTCGGTTGAGTGGCTGAGAGCGATTGCTCCTTTCGCTGCGGACGGTGTCCAACAGTTGTCCAGGACAATACGCCACTGGTTTCATGTCGTCAAGCCTTTGTCATGGACAATGTGAAAGGCTCTGCTACCCTATGCCCATGCGCAAATCGGCCCCGGAAGACCAGCCCAAGCACCCGATCCAGGTCGTTGCCCGGCGGACGGGGCTCAGTGTCGACGTCATCCGGGTTTGGGAGCGCCGCTACCAGGCGGTGTCGCCAGGCCGGACCGAGGCGCGCCGGCGGCTTTACTCCGATGCCGAGGTGAACCGGCTGCTGCTGTTGCGGCGCGCGACCGAGGCGGGACGTCGGATCGGCGACGTGGCCGCCCTCCCGACGGATGAGCTGGCGCGCCTGGTGGCAGCCGATCGCGGAGCGGAGCCCGGCACGGCGGCCGGGCCCGAGGACTTCGTCGAAAGCTGTCTCGAAGCGGCAGAACGCATGGACTCGGTCGGGCTGGAAGGCGAGCTGGCGCGCGCCGCGGTCAACTTCAGCGTCCCCGTGCTCCTCGAGCGCGTGGTCGCCGCGCTCATGCGCGAGGTGGGCGAACGCTGGCACCGCGGCGAGCTCCGCGTCGGGCAGGAGCATCTGGTGAGCGCAGCCGTGCGCTCGTTTCTCGGCGGGCTCTACGGCACGAGCAACATGGGCGGGACCGGACCCGTCCTGCTCGTCACCACGCCGCTCGGCCAGAACCACGAGCTCGGGGCACTGATGGCGGCGGTGCTCGCGGCGGCGGACGGCTGGCACGTGGTGCATCTGGCGCCGAACACACCGGCCGCCGACATCGCGGCGGCTGCCCGGCAGGTCGACGCGCGCGCGGTGGCGCTCGCCCTCGCTTATCCGCAGGACGACCCCCGGCTCGTCCAGGAGCTGCGGCTGCTGCGACAGCAGCTCGAACCGCGCGTGGCGCTGCTCGTCGGCGGTCGGGCGAGCGACGGCTACACGGAGGTCCTTAGCGAGATCGGCGCGCGGCAACTCGCCTCGCTCGCGGAGTTTCGCGCGGCGCTCGCCGAGCTGCGCACCG is from Sulfurifustis variabilis and encodes:
- a CDS encoding HEAT repeat domain-containing protein, translating into MTASPRRAPDALLLLTSACPFCPTVLKGLSELVKTGEIGRLEVINLDQHPEAAARHKVRSVPWVRLGPYELDGLRSEAELKQWAERTGTPEGAAAYLSELLATGELAKVTDLVNQDSVHLDALALLLGDTETDLHVRLGIGALLEGMQGSPVLARLVEPLARLAESPEARIRGDAAHFLALTRDPRVPPILARLARDADPGVREVAAEGVATLSAARPADPGT
- a CDS encoding glycogen debranching N-terminal domain-containing protein, giving the protein MEEILQIGDRWYVLATTARAGDRTRVLKHGDTFAVFDRNGDIHPYGAGDLGVYHDGTRFLSHFELRVNGERPMLLHSTLKQDNSLLVVDLTTPDLYEADRILIRKGTLHLFRGKLLHEGVHYEHVRVVNYGQEPIDVGLDLRFGCDYADIFEVRGVRRERRGEPLPVEHRERALVLGYRGLDGVVRRTRITLSDAPDGHADGSVHYALRLAPRAQRDLYASVACEYEERAPAVISYDRALAKVEEELAASAAAARVYTSNEQFNDWTNRSFADMRMLISHTPEGRYPYAGVPWYSTPFGRDGILAAMQMLLLDPDLARGVLAYLGARQAEAMDPACDAEPGKVLHETRRGEMAALREVPFGRYYGSVDATPLYVVLAGAYYERTGDRDFIEQIRGPIERALAWIDWYGDADGDGFVEYVRHSANGLVQQGWKDSEDSVFHADGSMARGPIALCEVQGYVYAAKLAAARLFGLLGEKKTARALAEAAAVLKSRFGQAFWCEDIDTYALALDGDKTPCRVQASNAGHALAMGIATPEHASRIGPLLLSEAFYSGWGVRTLAHGERRYNPMSYHNGSIWPHDNALIALGLARYGLKDLALEVLTGLFDATIVMDLHRLPELFCGFERLPGQAPTLYPVACSPQAWASGAVFQLLQACLGISFSAEKPQLRFDHPVLPEYLHWVELHNVPVGDGQLDLVVRRHAQDVSVSVLRKDGDIEVAVIV
- a CDS encoding porin family protein, which gives rise to MFGRITRALVATGFLAVACAAQAQEARPWYYNLHLWKFEGEDQTGLGIDLGHTLGRWLAFQARIAAGEKDELFQVDYHAAAHLRAHLRYGNFELYALGGYSYFKYSGDLVDLGTIDNDDGPAAGLGMALYGSPNTAITLEYTRHFLREADEDVDTMFIGILHRFAWPHLTNR
- a CDS encoding tetratricopeptide repeat protein, which encodes MKTRCAVFAIAGWLLPAAAIGAPAFDVSRLDEPAEAGPLVREAEEYTRGLRHEPKSAVLHARRGATYFRLREFDRAIEDFTRAIALDARLDEAWFGRGMARGRSGDLEGAVADLGVYIERHPRSSVAYTKRGIRHLWNGDLDRAEADFERAIEIDPRNAEAHDDLGVIHAQRGDYAGAERHFRATIEHDPSYQKAHHNLAMVHYIQDRNLPALQAVERSLRLRPDARDSLLLKSAILEALGRPREAQAAREEAEFLPPGDSSERMSVR
- a CDS encoding MerR family transcriptional regulator, translating into MRKSAPEDQPKHPIQVVARRTGLSVDVIRVWERRYQAVSPGRTEARRRLYSDAEVNRLLLLRRATEAGRRIGDVAALPTDELARLVAADRGAEPGTAAGPEDFVESCLEAAERMDSVGLEGELARAAVNFSVPVLLERVVAALMREVGERWHRGELRVGQEHLVSAAVRSFLGGLYGTSNMGGTGPVLLVTTPLGQNHELGALMAAVLAAADGWHVVHLAPNTPAADIAAAARQVDARAVALALAYPQDDPRLVQELRLLRQQLEPRVALLVGGRASDGYTEVLSEIGARQLASLAEFRAALAELRTASAAAPSPRSR
- a CDS encoding glycosyltransferase family 4 protein; the protein is MRIAQVAPLYESVPPKTYGGTERVVSYLVEELVRQGHEVTLYASGDSTTSARLEPIVPRALRLEPSCIDPLAHHVRMMEKVMQRAAEFDVVHFHCDYLHFPLVRLLDVPHVTTLHGRLDIPDLAPLYREFSDMPVVSIGHHQRAPLPFANWVATVHHGIPDHLYRVHPKPGKYLAFLGRISPEKRVDRAIEIAARAGMELRIAAKVDRVDREYFESRIRPLLQERFVRFVGEIGESEKERFLGEAYALLFPIDWPEPFGLVTIEAIACGTPVIAWRRGSVPEILRDGETGYIVDSLEQAVAAVERVSRIDRNRCRRVFEERFSARRMARDYLAVYQAVRAASPVRQSVA
- a CDS encoding type 1 glutamine amidotransferase domain-containing protein, which encodes MAELDGLRVAILVDNGFEQVELARPKQALEEAGAATSIVSPQEGKVRGWKHTEWGEHVPVDVPLPQARAEEFDALLLPGGVMNPDFLRMKPKAVEFVKAFFDAGKPVAAICHGPWTIIEAGQARGRRIASWPSLKTDLRNAGAEWVDQDVVVDGNLVSSRKPDDIPAFNREMIALFGRAEQKETRAKPGEKPEARPRA
- the mutM gene encoding DNA-formamidopyrimidine glycosylase, which codes for MPELPDVEVYRRELQSKALNQRIAAVDVKSPRILGRFPAKRFIDGLRGRRLTGTQRHGKRLYATLDGGGVLALHFGMTGGLRYFAGEDPEPAFDRVRIDFENGRHLGYYNRRMIGRVALLDDAQADIAARELGPDALDLDPETFRERLAGSRGAIKSVLMDQTAIAGIGNIYADEILFQARVHPQARTAELDAATIRRIHKTMQAVLKKAIERGAEPERLPRNFLIPRREAGETCPACGGRIARVAVGGRSTYFCPRCQPKPKSPGRSRKR
- a CDS encoding fasciclin domain-containing protein → MLTSPGFAMSTAPKPEKNIVDTAAAGGFTTLVTAVQAAGLEETLRGEGPFTVFAPTDAAFAKIPPEQLDALLKDKEALTKVLTYHVVPGRVMASDVAKLNSAKTVQGQSVTIDTREGVKVDEAKVVQTDIVASNGVIHVIDSVILPK